The stretch of DNA GATTATCGACATCTTCTGCCGTTTCAATCACGGTACCCATGTGATGGTGGTATGCAATTTTCACACCTTGGCTTTGTGTGTATTTTGCAAACTCAGTCAGCTTCTTGCCGTACTCTTCCCATTGTTCTGCTGGGAACTGAGGACGCAGATGCACTGGTGTATCTTTTGCACCGTGAATACAGTTTGTCACTTCACATACAACCATTGCAGTTGAACCAAGCTCACGAAGCAGTACTAAGTGATCTTGTACAGCTTCAATCTCTTCTTCAACAGAACGCGTTAATAGCTCAAGTGAATACCAACCCGACACAAGTTTTAGACCATGCGCATCCAAAATTGGACCGAGTACGCTCGCTTGACGAGGAAATTTGTTGCCCAGTTCGAAACCAGCAAAGCCTGCTTGTTTACCTTCTGTTAGACATGTCTCTAGTGGAGTTTCCGCACCTAGAGCAGGCATATCGTCGTTAGTCCAAGTTAGAGGGTTGATACCTAGTTGAATCGCCATTATAAATTCTCCGTTTGTCTCACTAATTTTTAACCACGTTGCTGATTCCAAAGTTCGATCAGATTGTGGTAATTGATTTTAATTTTATTGATAAGTGTCTGATCGCTAATTTGACCAGCAAGCCATTCACGCGACGGTTCGCCAAATAAGGTACGACCCACCATAAAGCCTTTCACGATGTCTTTCCCGGCAGTTTGAGCAAACCCTTTCGCTAGCTCCTCTTGTGGGGCATCTAGACCTAGGATAACAACGCCACGACAGTGCTCATCTCTTGCGTTCACAAGCTCAGATACTTGATCCCATGTTTGTGCAGCTAATGGTGGTAGTTTCCACCAATCTGGTTTGATGCCGAGGTTGTAGAAGCGAGTCATGGCTCGGAAATACAGCTGGTCACTCTTCTCAATCCCTTCCGGTAGAATGATTTCAAGCAACAATTCATGACCAGACTTACAGCACGCTTCATACACTTCACGCACTTGATGTTCTTGCTCTAAACGAATTTGATACTCGTCTTCTGGATTGTAGAAACACAAGCACTTCACGACGTGCTCTTTTGGCCAATCGATCAACTGAGAGCCAATATTGCCGTGTTCCATTTTCAGCGGACGTGAACCTGGTAGTTCAATCGGACGACCAATCCACCATCCGTCACCAGTAATGTCATTCAATACATCTTGACCAAACGAGCTGTCACACAATAGACCCGACTTACCAATAAGATCGGCTTCAATACTGACTTGACGACTAGCCTCTAAGATGAGTTTTTTCAGCGGTTTAATTTGTGCAACATCAGCGCCGACTTCACGAGCCATATTGACAAACTGAATGCGGTGGTCGAACGCCATCACGCACAACTCAGGCCACTGCTGTTTACGAGTTGTCACACGATGCAGATGGTTAAGTTCGGAATCCAAGTCTGGACGCTTCACACTTTCTGCTCTAGCTAGATAGTTGTCGAGTTCCAATTTAGTTGGCATGGCTGGCGCACAACCATGGCGCGAGACCACAAGTGCACCGCATGCATTCGCATACGCACAAGCTTTCTCCCAACCTTCACCGTTAATGTAGCCAC from Vibrio ponticus encodes:
- the iolC gene encoding 5-dehydro-2-deoxygluconokinase, with the protein product SLGDGETRFIESSKVTEQLQEVLGLFDVIVGTEEEFHICGGSIDTVEALKAVRQVSDAELVCKRGALGCSVYTDAIPATLDEGITITGVRVDVLNVLGAGDAFMSGLLRGYINGEGWEKACAYANACGALVVSRHGCAPAMPTKLELDNYLARAESVKRPDLDSELNHLHRVTTRKQQWPELCVMAFDHRIQFVNMAREVGADVAQIKPLKKLILEASRQVSIEADLIGKSGLLCDSSFGQDVLNDITGDGWWIGRPIELPGSRPLKMEHGNIGSQLIDWPKEHVVKCLCFYNPEDEYQIRLEQEHQVREVYEACCKSGHELLLEIILPEGIEKSDQLYFRAMTRFYNLGIKPDWWKLPPLAAQTWDQVSELVNARDEHCRGVVILGLDAPQEELAKGFAQTAGKDIVKGFMVGRTLFGEPSREWLAGQISDQTLINKIKINYHNLIELWNQQRG
- the iolE gene encoding myo-inosose-2 dehydratase, producing the protein MAIQLGINPLTWTNDDMPALGAETPLETCLTEGKQAGFAGFELGNKFPRQASVLGPILDAHGLKLVSGWYSLELLTRSVEEEIEAVQDHLVLLRELGSTAMVVCEVTNCIHGAKDTPVHLRPQFPAEQWEEYGKKLTEFAKYTQSQGVKIAYHHHMGTVIETAEDVDNLMKHTGPEVGLLLDTGHLTFAGADPVEVARRWADRINHVHCKDVRKDVLADVKNRKLSFLNSVLEGVYTVPGDGCVDYPAVFKVLKDVNYSGWLVVEAEQDPAIAHPLTYATLGYNNLEKLAKDAGLI